Proteins encoded within one genomic window of Desulfurella sp.:
- a CDS encoding enoyl-CoA hydratase/isomerase family protein, whose protein sequence is MSYTVFDNIEGIGILTLNRYQKRNAINLEFMNELSQIISDIKNLDIKALLVKSTGNVFCSGGDIDYFATLDSKEKAKDMAFLMHSVLNEIENLQIPTIACINGSALGGGAEFILAFDIRFLQSDSFIQFKEVQMGVTTGWGGSYRLVNLVGKSKALELLLSAKPIYAQEALNIGLINNYFDKEIIFEEALNFCKSFSKENLPLSIAI, encoded by the coding sequence ATGAGTTACACTGTTTTTGATAATATTGAAGGTATTGGCATTTTAACGCTTAACCGTTACCAGAAAAGAAATGCCATAAATTTGGAGTTTATGAATGAGCTTAGTCAAATTATATCCGACATTAAAAACTTGGATATCAAAGCTTTACTTGTTAAATCAACGGGTAATGTTTTTTGCTCAGGTGGCGATATTGACTATTTTGCCACCTTGGATTCCAAAGAAAAAGCCAAAGATATGGCTTTTTTAATGCATAGTGTATTAAATGAGATAGAAAATTTGCAGATTCCTACAATAGCATGCATAAATGGTAGTGCACTTGGCGGTGGTGCAGAATTTATTTTGGCTTTTGACATTAGGTTTTTGCAAAGTGATAGTTTTATCCAATTTAAAGAAGTCCAAATGGGTGTAACAACAGGCTGGGGAGGAAGCTATAGATTGGTAAATCTGGTAGGCAAATCTAAAGCTTTGGAGCTTTTGCTTAGCGCAAAGCCGATATATGCTCAAGAAGCCCTAAATATTGGTTTAATTAATAATTATTTTGATAAAGAAATAATATTTGAAGAAGCTTTAAATTTTTGTAAAAGTTTTTCGAAAGAAAATTTGCCATTATCCATTGCTATATGA
- the mtnA gene encoding S-methyl-5-thioribose-1-phosphate isomerase, whose translation MDGYSPFVFNDNDEFIIIDQRFLPNIKKVKLENINDTCQAIKDMAIRGAPLIGIVAAFGYYLAIKNARSFDELNRASLSAYTSLLATRPTAVNLKWAIESQKKIVEQNSFLPIEKIIKKVRANAFGIFEDQKKADYEMAKNALVLFNKKMRIITHCNTGSFATGGIGTALGIIKYAAQNNLVEEIYVDETRPYFQGSRITAFELQHQNIDYTIVTDSTAGYLMKKKLIDCVIVGADRIAKNGDVANKIGTYSLAQLARLHDVKFFVAAPESTIDRSLDNLDNVEIEVRDGSEILSFNGISLAPSNAKALYFAFDVTPHYLIDAIITEKAVYRPEFKL comes from the coding sequence ATGGATGGCTATAGTCCTTTTGTATTCAATGATAATGATGAGTTTATAATTATAGACCAGAGATTTTTGCCAAATATCAAAAAAGTAAAATTAGAAAACATAAATGATACTTGCCAAGCCATAAAGGATATGGCGATAAGGGGTGCACCACTAATTGGTATTGTGGCTGCATTTGGTTATTATCTTGCAATCAAAAATGCTAGAAGCTTTGACGAACTTAATCGGGCTTCTTTATCAGCCTATACCAGTCTTCTAGCAACAAGACCAACTGCTGTGAACTTAAAATGGGCTATTGAAAGTCAGAAAAAAATAGTAGAGCAAAACTCATTTTTACCAATAGAAAAAATAATCAAAAAAGTAAGGGCAAATGCTTTTGGTATTTTTGAAGACCAAAAAAAGGCTGATTATGAAATGGCGAAAAATGCACTTGTATTATTCAATAAAAAAATGCGCATTATAACGCATTGCAATACGGGAAGCTTTGCCACAGGTGGTATTGGTACTGCTCTTGGTATAATAAAATATGCAGCGCAAAATAATCTGGTAGAAGAAATTTATGTCGATGAAACAAGACCTTATTTTCAAGGAAGCAGGATAACTGCTTTTGAGCTACAACATCAAAATATCGACTATACAATTGTTACAGATAGCACAGCAGGTTACTTAATGAAAAAAAAGCTAATAGATTGTGTAATTGTTGGTGCTGATAGGATTGCAAAAAATGGCGATGTAGCAAATAAAATTGGTACATACAGCTTAGCGCAGCTTGCAAGGTTGCACGATGTAAAATTTTTTGTAGCAGCACCAGAATCTACTATTGATAGAAGCCTTGATAATTTGGATAATGTGGAAATTGAAGTAAGAGACGGTAGTGAAATATTGAGTTTTAATGGGATTAGTTTAGCACCAAGCAACGCAAAGGCACTTTATTTTGCATTTGATGTTACACCGCACTACTTAATAGATGCCATTATTACAGAAAAAGCTGTTTACAGGCCAGAATTTAAACTATGA
- a CDS encoding NAD(P)-dependent oxidoreductase, producing the protein MKILLTGASGFVGKNSIEKLSKKYKIYGFSRRKIDGIEYFQGDISNIKDLENAIAHVDTVVHLAGLIKGSKKAFYKTNVEGAKNLSQLCAKYNINKLIYVSSLAAKGPLEKNEPVSYYGYTKRLAELELLKNSHKYNLLILRPPVIYGPQEQEVYKIIKLANEAGIFFTINNMKLSFIYVEDLVEAIDRVLESSFLGPKIYTICESQWYDFFEVAGIIEYHLAKNIKKVALPRIALDIINVFLKASGVFFDKISEIRAQKWVCENIEFCNDFNFEPKHDLFDGVYKTIRWYRQNGWL; encoded by the coding sequence ATGAAAATACTTCTAACAGGTGCAAGTGGTTTTGTTGGTAAAAATTCAATTGAAAAACTATCTAAAAAATACAAAATTTATGGTTTTTCAAGAAGAAAGATTGATGGAATTGAATACTTTCAGGGAGATATCTCAAATATTAAGGATTTAGAAAATGCTATAGCACATGTAGACACTGTAGTACATTTAGCTGGTTTAATCAAGGGCTCAAAAAAAGCCTTTTACAAAACAAATGTTGAGGGTGCAAAAAATTTAAGTCAGCTTTGTGCCAAATATAATATAAACAAGCTTATATATGTAAGCTCATTGGCCGCAAAAGGACCTTTGGAAAAAAATGAGCCTGTTTCCTATTATGGTTACACAAAAAGACTTGCAGAATTGGAATTACTAAAAAATTCCCATAAATATAACTTATTGATTCTAAGACCGCCTGTGATTTATGGACCACAAGAGCAGGAAGTGTATAAAATTATTAAACTTGCAAACGAAGCGGGCATTTTTTTTACCATTAATAATATGAAATTAAGCTTTATTTATGTTGAGGATTTGGTTGAGGCAATTGATAGGGTGCTTGAAAGCAGCTTTTTGGGGCCCAAAATATACACAATATGCGAAAGTCAATGGTATGATTTTTTTGAAGTGGCTGGTATTATTGAGTACCATCTTGCAAAAAACATAAAAAAGGTTGCTTTGCCAAGAATTGCGCTTGATATAATAAATGTATTTTTAAAGGCAAGCGGGGTTTTTTTTGACAAGATAAGCGAGATTAGGGCACAAAAATGGGTTTGCGAGAATATAGAATTTTGCAATGATTTTAATTTTGAGCCAAAGCATGATTTATTTGACGGTGTGTATAAAACTATAAGGTGGTATAGACAAAATGGATGGCTATAG
- a CDS encoding BCAM0308 family protein — MKTNLYAQRNERLYLKNKKYKEPTVCKVCGLVFIDGIWKKIEKPKGEYFEDICPACRRIKDNYYGGILNLKSDIIKSKKEEIINLMKNKEKESENINPLRRIGKIEQVSDNEMN, encoded by the coding sequence ATGAAAACAAACCTTTATGCGCAAAGGAATGAAAGGCTTTATCTTAAAAACAAAAAATATAAAGAACCAACGGTTTGTAAAGTTTGTGGACTTGTTTTTATTGATGGTATTTGGAAAAAAATTGAAAAACCAAAAGGAGAATATTTTGAAGATATTTGCCCTGCTTGCAGGAGAATCAAAGATAACTATTACGGAGGTATACTGAATTTAAAAAGTGACATTATAAAATCAAAAAAAGAAGAAATAATCAATTTAATGAAAAATAAAGAAAAAGAGAGTGAAAATATCAATCCATTAAGAAGAATAGGAAAAATTGAACAGGTAAGCGATAACGAAATGAAT
- a CDS encoding HDOD domain-containing protein, whose product MATGQEKKFLIQNIIDEVNLEAFPQAANQILNLLNDENVSIYSLSKVVSHDSYIAATLIRLANSPFYGVKNKVTDLMHAISIIGLESVKRLVLTICARSIFKDYDEFDKLLWEHMIGVATVSQAISFKFNLFNENISYVAGLLHDIGKTVMYKSKQINYKTVIEQIDSSDNLLSIDLENDLYGFNHCDVAKELLGLWNFDNLIVEAIYLHHSEKFDNTDIGKLSAIVNFSDFVTNWLSIGRIKPYRVVPLQNLESFKFLKIHINSIDSFLQELLVRINFSKEIF is encoded by the coding sequence GTGGCTACAGGACAAGAAAAAAAATTTTTAATACAGAATATTATTGATGAAGTTAATTTAGAAGCATTTCCTCAAGCTGCAAATCAAATATTAAACCTTTTAAATGATGAAAATGTAAGTATTTATAGCTTATCTAAAGTAGTTTCGCATGATTCATATATAGCCGCTACACTAATCAGACTGGCTAATTCTCCTTTTTATGGTGTCAAAAATAAAGTTACGGATCTGATGCATGCTATATCTATTATTGGTTTGGAAAGTGTAAAAAGACTAGTTTTAACCATATGTGCAAGATCAATTTTCAAAGACTATGATGAATTCGATAAACTTTTATGGGAACATATGATTGGTGTTGCAACTGTATCTCAGGCAATTAGCTTTAAATTTAATTTATTCAATGAGAATATAAGTTATGTAGCGGGTTTGTTGCATGATATTGGCAAAACAGTTATGTATAAAAGCAAACAAATAAATTACAAAACTGTTATAGAGCAAATTGACTCAAGCGATAATTTGTTAAGTATTGATTTGGAAAATGATCTGTATGGTTTTAATCATTGTGATGTAGCAAAAGAATTACTGGGTTTATGGAACTTTGATAATTTAATTGTTGAGGCAATCTATCTTCATCATAGTGAAAAATTTGATAATACAGATATAGGAAAACTGTCAGCAATTGTGAATTTTTCTGATTTTGTTACTAACTGGTTATCTATTGGCAGGATAAAGCCTTATAGAGTTGTTCCTTTGCAAAATTTAGAATCATTTAAATTTTTAAAAATTCACATTAATAGTATTGATAGTTTTTTACAAGAATTGTTGGTAAGAATAAATTTTTCAAAAGAAATTTTTTAA